One segment of Zhihengliuella halotolerans DNA contains the following:
- a CDS encoding FABP family protein, giving the protein MAIEIPTDLTPELVPLSWLLGTWEGMGRLGEGEVDDEYFLQRVQFANDGLPHLQYRSESWLTQEDGTVLRPLAVEMGFWQLERDQVDGDAGPGMVPGDVVPTLRTAADVEKYRGDDGFRIQASIVHPGGLNELYRGTINGPRIQLETDQVLRAAGAKEYTQATRMYGLVNGELFWRWDSAGAGESLTAHASAVLKKLDGASTNDGAGGSA; this is encoded by the coding sequence ATGGCCATCGAAATCCCCACGGATCTCACCCCCGAACTCGTCCCGCTGTCCTGGCTGCTCGGCACCTGGGAGGGCATGGGGCGTCTCGGCGAGGGTGAGGTCGACGACGAATACTTCCTGCAGCGGGTCCAGTTCGCCAACGACGGCCTTCCGCACTTGCAGTACCGCTCGGAGAGCTGGCTGACCCAGGAGGACGGCACCGTCCTGCGCCCTCTCGCCGTGGAGATGGGCTTCTGGCAGCTCGAGCGCGATCAGGTCGACGGCGACGCCGGCCCGGGCATGGTCCCGGGCGACGTCGTGCCGACCCTGCGCACCGCCGCCGACGTCGAGAAGTACCGCGGCGACGACGGTTTCCGGATCCAGGCGAGCATCGTGCACCCGGGCGGACTCAACGAGCTCTACCGCGGCACCATCAACGGCCCGCGCATCCAGCTCGAGACCGATCAGGTCCTGCGCGCCGCCGGCGCCAAGGAGTACACGCAGGCCACCCGCATGTACGGGCTCGTCAACGGCGAGCTGTTCTGGCGCTGGGACTCGGCCGGCGCGGGCGAATCGCTCACGGCGCACGCCTCCGCGGTGCTCAAGAAGCTCGACGGCGCCTCGACGAACGACGGTGCGGGCGGGTCCGCCTGA
- a CDS encoding ATP-binding protein: protein MSTMHTPAEAPGEQAERPPLLRTEARIVAGVCAGLAAHLGTGTRTMRVLMVLLALAGGAGLVLYAWLWVLVPSQTDAARSAEAMGAGRRRNLAEAMRELPRQGFGENPTGSAARYVLVGAACLIAGLLLFAQVSGLDFAWQLIWPAVLITAGAVLVWTQIDVERSRAVAAAAGHGDAGRPSRWSLWLRLAAGLALVVTGLILLVAQSLTVEALWSGALLAFVVLAGLVVVLLPWGLRFWRDFTTERASRVRAAERADIAAHLHDSVLQTLALIQKRAGDEAHVIRLARAQERELRRWLYQEYDVEPTNVGEAIKAEAAELEAHHAVRIDIVTVGALDGGAGQDALVAAAREAMLNAAKHAGGAVSVYVEGRRPPNGPATVEVFVRDRGTGFDPDDVAEDRLGVRESIVGRMRRHGGSATIRSGENGTEVALKLEFGDGRARSASSAEPDNTEDGT, encoded by the coding sequence ATGAGCACCATGCACACTCCCGCTGAGGCGCCCGGCGAGCAGGCCGAGCGGCCGCCACTGTTGCGCACGGAGGCCCGGATCGTCGCCGGCGTCTGCGCCGGGCTGGCGGCCCACCTCGGCACTGGCACGCGCACGATGCGCGTGCTCATGGTCCTGCTCGCGCTCGCCGGCGGGGCGGGCCTCGTGTTGTACGCGTGGCTGTGGGTGCTCGTACCCAGCCAGACCGACGCCGCACGCTCGGCCGAGGCGATGGGTGCCGGCCGCCGCCGCAACCTGGCCGAGGCGATGCGCGAGCTGCCGCGCCAGGGCTTCGGCGAGAACCCCACGGGTTCCGCGGCGCGCTACGTGCTCGTCGGGGCGGCCTGCCTGATCGCCGGCCTGCTGCTGTTCGCGCAAGTCAGCGGGCTCGATTTCGCGTGGCAGCTGATCTGGCCGGCCGTGCTCATCACCGCCGGCGCGGTGCTCGTGTGGACGCAGATCGACGTCGAGCGCTCCCGCGCCGTGGCGGCCGCCGCCGGGCACGGCGACGCCGGCCGTCCGAGCCGCTGGAGCCTGTGGCTGCGGTTGGCCGCCGGGCTCGCACTCGTCGTGACCGGGCTGATCCTGCTCGTCGCCCAGTCCCTGACGGTGGAGGCGCTGTGGTCCGGGGCGCTGCTCGCGTTCGTGGTGCTCGCGGGCCTCGTCGTCGTGCTGTTGCCGTGGGGGCTGCGCTTCTGGCGCGACTTCACGACGGAACGGGCGAGCCGCGTGCGCGCGGCCGAGCGCGCCGACATCGCGGCCCACCTGCACGATTCGGTCCTGCAGACGCTCGCGCTGATCCAGAAGCGCGCGGGCGACGAGGCGCACGTCATCCGGCTGGCCCGCGCGCAGGAGCGCGAGCTGCGCCGCTGGCTGTATCAGGAGTACGACGTCGAGCCGACGAACGTCGGCGAGGCGATCAAGGCGGAGGCCGCGGAGCTCGAGGCCCATCACGCGGTCAGGATCGACATCGTGACCGTCGGTGCACTCGACGGCGGGGCGGGCCAGGACGCGCTCGTCGCGGCCGCGCGCGAGGCCATGCTCAACGCCGCCAAACACGCCGGCGGAGCCGTCTCCGTCTACGTCGAGGGGCGGCGGCCGCCGAACGGGCCGGCGACGGTCGAGGTGTTCGTACGCGACCGGGGCACCGGGTTCGACCCGGACGATGTGGCCGAGGACCGGCTCGGCGTGCGCGAATCGATCGTGGGGCGCATGCGCCGTCACGGCGGGAGCGCCACCATCCGTTCGGGAGAGAATGGAACCGAAGTGGCCCTGAAGCTCGAATTCGGGGACGGCCGGGCGCGCAGCGCGTCCAGCGCCGAACCCGACAACACCGAGGACGGAACATGA
- the mshD gene encoding mycothiol synthase, with amino-acid sequence MTAETNTDWSIITRATAPTDEQVRDILALATAAEAADGNPPLSEQTLVDLRSGAASLWLALAYLADSDADGATTEPGAELVGAAVAVLPQNTDSPDALGTLELVVHPSFRNDGIGSAMADVLAVQADLSGLQAWSHGNHAGAARLAERHGLSQVRELWRMRLTGHDELPTPAFPTGVKLRTFMPGHDDHKWLAANAAAFAHHPEQGSMTLADLQARMDEDWFDPDGFFLAVNMNDEIQGFHWTKVHPASADATGEHAAIGEVYVVGVVPTAQGTGLGKALTIAGINHLRTLELHGVMLYVDADNEAAVALYEKLGFTRWDVDVMYARNA; translated from the coding sequence ATGACGGCCGAGACGAACACCGACTGGAGCATCATCACGCGGGCCACGGCCCCGACCGACGAGCAGGTGCGCGACATCCTCGCGCTGGCCACCGCGGCCGAGGCCGCCGACGGCAACCCGCCGCTCTCCGAGCAGACGCTCGTGGACCTGCGATCGGGCGCCGCCTCCCTCTGGCTGGCCCTCGCCTACCTCGCGGACTCGGACGCCGACGGGGCGACGACGGAACCCGGCGCCGAGCTGGTTGGCGCCGCCGTCGCCGTGCTGCCGCAGAACACCGACTCCCCCGACGCGCTCGGCACGCTCGAACTCGTCGTCCACCCGAGCTTCCGCAACGACGGCATCGGGTCCGCGATGGCCGACGTGCTGGCCGTCCAGGCGGATCTTTCGGGCCTGCAGGCCTGGTCGCACGGCAACCACGCAGGGGCGGCCCGCCTGGCCGAGCGGCACGGCCTGAGCCAGGTGCGCGAGCTCTGGCGCATGCGCCTGACGGGCCACGACGAGCTGCCGACCCCCGCGTTTCCGACCGGAGTCAAGCTGCGCACGTTCATGCCCGGCCACGACGACCACAAATGGCTGGCGGCCAACGCGGCCGCATTCGCGCACCACCCGGAGCAGGGGTCGATGACCCTGGCCGACCTGCAGGCCCGGATGGACGAGGACTGGTTCGACCCGGACGGTTTCTTCCTGGCGGTCAACATGAACGACGAGATCCAGGGCTTCCACTGGACCAAGGTGCACCCCGCGAGCGCGGATGCCACGGGCGAGCACGCCGCGATCGGCGAGGTCTACGTCGTCGGCGTCGTCCCGACCGCCCAGGGCACGGGCCTCGGCAAGGCCCTGACCATCGCCGGCATCAACCACCTGCGCACGCTCGAGCTGCACGGCGTCATGCTGTACGTGGACGCGGACAACGAGGCCGCCGTCGCACTCTACGAGAAACTCGGATTCACGCGCTGGGACGTCGACGTCATGTATGCGCGCAACGCGTAG
- a CDS encoding RNA degradosome polyphosphate kinase, whose amino-acid sequence MNTTTTTPSFGDSEMPAARATQDRIELPEFEPTLGPDGDFADEHRFLDRELSWLDFNARVLELAEDPQLALLERVNFLSIFASNLDEFFMVRVAGLKRRIATGLAVPSAAGVSPVEQLEHILDTAHRLQQRHADAFASTLLPALEEQNIRLCTWSELSTGEQEKLHQWFVDQVFPILTPLAVDPAHPFPYISGLSLNLAVIVRNQTSGKELFARLKVPDTLPRLVSVDGRRSGKTPDSVARFIPLESVIAEQLEHLFPGMEVVEHHTFRVTRNEDLEVEEDDAENLLQALEKELLRRRFGPPVRLEIASDINPAVKELLVRELGVEQDEVFELPAPLDLRGLGVIAGIDRADLHYPRHIAHTSRHLNESETSKAANVFAAMRRRDILLHHPYDSFSTSVQAFLEQAASDPKVQAIKQTLYRTSGDSPIVDALIDAAEAGKQVLALVEIKARFDEQANISWARKLEQAGVHVVYGIVGLKTHSKLSLVVRREGERMRRYCHIGTGNYHPSTARFYEDLGLLTCDDQVGDDVSRLFNQLSGYAPRSTYKRLLVAPRSLRSGLIDRIEQEIANHKAGLAARVILKVNSIVDEAVIDALYRASQAGVQVDIIVRGICALRPGVPGLSENIRVRSILGRFLEHSRVFAFSNGGDPVVYIGSADMMHRNLDRRVEALVQLSNREAIGELVGILDRYLDDATASWHLGPDGVWNRSHLDADGEPLSDIQSWLLASRQRKRNATRR is encoded by the coding sequence ATGAACACCACGACGACGACGCCCTCGTTCGGCGACAGCGAAATGCCCGCCGCCCGCGCGACGCAGGACCGCATCGAACTGCCCGAGTTCGAGCCGACGCTCGGCCCCGACGGCGACTTCGCGGACGAGCACCGCTTCCTAGACCGGGAGCTGAGCTGGCTGGATTTCAACGCGCGCGTGCTCGAGCTCGCGGAGGACCCGCAGCTCGCCCTGCTGGAGCGGGTGAACTTCCTGTCCATCTTCGCCTCCAATCTCGACGAGTTCTTCATGGTCCGCGTCGCCGGCCTCAAGCGCCGCATCGCCACCGGCCTGGCCGTGCCCTCGGCCGCCGGCGTCAGCCCCGTGGAGCAGCTCGAGCACATCCTCGACACCGCGCACCGACTGCAGCAGCGCCACGCCGACGCGTTCGCCTCGACCCTGCTGCCCGCGCTCGAGGAACAGAACATCCGCCTGTGCACGTGGTCGGAGCTGAGCACCGGCGAGCAAGAGAAGCTGCACCAGTGGTTCGTCGATCAGGTGTTCCCGATCCTCACCCCGCTGGCCGTGGACCCCGCCCACCCGTTCCCGTACATCTCCGGGCTGTCCCTGAACCTGGCCGTCATCGTCCGCAACCAGACCAGCGGCAAGGAGCTCTTCGCGCGGCTCAAGGTCCCGGACACGCTGCCGCGGCTGGTCTCCGTGGACGGTCGGCGTTCGGGCAAGACCCCGGACTCCGTGGCCCGCTTCATCCCGCTGGAGTCGGTCATCGCCGAACAGCTGGAGCACCTCTTCCCGGGCATGGAGGTCGTCGAGCACCACACGTTCCGCGTCACGCGCAACGAGGACCTCGAGGTGGAGGAGGACGACGCCGAGAACCTCCTGCAGGCCCTCGAGAAGGAGCTGCTGCGGCGCCGGTTCGGCCCGCCCGTGCGGCTCGAGATCGCAAGTGACATCAACCCCGCGGTCAAGGAGCTGCTCGTGCGCGAGCTGGGCGTCGAGCAGGACGAGGTCTTCGAACTGCCCGCTCCCCTGGACCTGCGCGGACTCGGCGTCATCGCGGGTATCGACCGCGCCGACCTGCACTACCCGCGGCACATCGCCCACACCTCCCGGCACCTGAACGAGTCCGAGACGTCGAAGGCCGCGAATGTCTTCGCCGCGATGCGGCGCCGCGACATCCTGCTGCACCACCCCTACGACTCGTTCTCCACCTCGGTGCAGGCCTTCCTCGAGCAGGCCGCCTCCGATCCCAAGGTCCAGGCGATCAAGCAGACCCTCTACCGCACCTCGGGCGACTCCCCCATCGTCGACGCCCTCATCGACGCCGCCGAGGCCGGCAAGCAGGTCCTCGCCCTCGTGGAGATCAAGGCCCGCTTCGACGAGCAGGCCAACATCTCGTGGGCGCGCAAGCTCGAGCAGGCCGGCGTGCACGTGGTCTACGGCATCGTCGGGCTCAAGACGCACAGCAAGCTCTCGCTCGTGGTTCGCCGCGAGGGTGAGCGGATGCGCCGCTACTGCCACATCGGCACCGGCAACTACCACCCGTCGACCGCCCGGTTCTACGAGGACCTGGGCCTGCTCACGTGCGACGACCAGGTCGGCGACGACGTCTCCCGCCTGTTCAACCAGCTCTCCGGCTACGCCCCGCGCTCGACCTACAAGCGCCTGCTGGTGGCCCCGCGCTCGCTGCGCTCGGGCCTGATCGACCGGATCGAGCAGGAGATCGCCAACCACAAGGCGGGCCTCGCTGCGCGCGTGATCCTGAAGGTCAACTCGATTGTGGACGAGGCAGTGATCGACGCCCTGTACCGCGCCTCGCAGGCTGGCGTCCAGGTCGACATCATCGTCCGCGGCATCTGCGCGCTCCGCCCGGGCGTCCCGGGCCTGAGCGAGAACATCCGCGTCCGCTCGATCCTCGGCCGCTTCCTCGAGCACTCCCGCGTCTTCGCGTTCTCCAACGGCGGCGACCCGGTCGTGTACATCGGCTCGGCCGACATGATGCACCGCAACCTCGACCGCCGCGTCGAGGCGCTGGTCCAGCTTTCCAATCGCGAGGCCATCGGCGAGCTCGTCGGCATCCTGGACCGCTATCTCGACGACGCCACGGCGAGCTGGCACCTGGGCCCCGACGGCGTCTGGAACCGCAGCCACCTGGACGCGGACGGCGAGCCGCTGTCGGACATCCAGAGCTGGCTACTCGCCTCCCGCCAGCGCAAGCGGAACGCGACCCGCCGTTGA
- a CDS encoding PspC domain-containing protein, with protein sequence MNSTPAEHSFFRWLRSLDLQRGSDRWIGGVASGLAARTRLDPILVRGIVLIVVLFTGVGLFLYGLAWALLPGPTGRIHVQEVGRGNWTMGFTGALVLLVLGTADWFRPRFWDRDVVDFGGLVFLGLVGLVVWFFVARHRNRSAAQGAAPGGPPAPGKDAPPAPGTAAYAPGAPAFGPAPAPGSAAPFAAATRSGDAPGGSGTTAPQPAPPSSYVPPKPPKPAPAPRPRHARLSGASTAIVLGVALLAGSAVLAADYFSQTRISFWAWTVATAVALTVVGAGLVAAALSKRSGGALTGWAVLLLIPALIVGLFSGALGGSDYRNHGLFWTDSYDSLTDHREGVYAFSRSRTDLTYMSSIEEDTSVPFNTAFSRTTIIVPGDIPVYLDGAAPFMSVEVTSADGMELLEISGVTTPQNHLLTDVTEGPSLTLDVNGAFSRVDIIVDGDGEDMLDSDSSLWDDAEPDDSFEDADHDTEDSPTSAHQHIQPLEPMEAAK encoded by the coding sequence ATGAACTCGACACCTGCCGAACACTCCTTCTTCCGCTGGCTGCGCTCGCTCGACCTGCAGCGCGGTTCCGACCGCTGGATCGGCGGCGTCGCGTCCGGCTTGGCCGCGCGCACCCGGCTCGACCCGATCCTCGTGCGCGGCATCGTGCTGATCGTCGTCCTCTTCACGGGCGTCGGCCTCTTCCTCTACGGCCTGGCGTGGGCGCTGCTGCCCGGCCCGACCGGCCGCATCCACGTTCAGGAGGTCGGCCGCGGCAACTGGACGATGGGCTTCACCGGCGCGCTGGTGCTGCTCGTCCTGGGCACGGCCGACTGGTTCCGCCCGCGGTTCTGGGACCGCGACGTCGTCGATTTCGGCGGCCTCGTCTTCCTCGGTCTCGTCGGCCTCGTCGTGTGGTTCTTCGTCGCCCGCCACCGCAACCGCTCCGCCGCACAGGGCGCGGCGCCGGGCGGTCCGCCGGCCCCCGGCAAGGACGCCCCGCCCGCCCCGGGGACCGCGGCCTACGCACCGGGAGCCCCGGCTTTCGGTCCCGCGCCGGCACCCGGCAGCGCGGCACCGTTCGCAGCAGCTACACGCTCCGGGGACGCCCCCGGCGGATCCGGCACGACGGCGCCCCAGCCCGCCCCGCCGTCGTCGTACGTCCCGCCGAAGCCGCCCAAGCCGGCACCGGCGCCCCGCCCGCGGCACGCACGCCTGAGCGGAGCGTCCACGGCGATCGTCCTCGGCGTCGCGCTCCTCGCCGGCTCCGCAGTACTCGCGGCCGACTACTTCTCCCAGACGCGCATCAGCTTCTGGGCCTGGACGGTCGCGACCGCGGTCGCCCTGACCGTCGTCGGCGCCGGCCTGGTCGCGGCGGCGCTGAGCAAGCGCTCGGGCGGCGCCCTGACCGGCTGGGCCGTGCTCCTGCTGATCCCCGCCCTGATCGTCGGACTCTTCTCCGGCGCTCTCGGCGGCAGCGACTACCGCAACCACGGCCTCTTCTGGACCGACTCCTACGACTCCCTGACCGACCACAGGGAGGGCGTCTACGCCTTCTCGCGCAGCCGGACCGACCTCACCTACATGTCATCCATCGAAGAAGACACGAGCGTTCCCTTCAACACCGCGTTCAGCCGCACCACCATCATCGTGCCGGGGGACATCCCGGTCTACCTCGACGGCGCGGCGCCGTTCATGAGCGTCGAGGTCACCTCCGCCGACGGCATGGAGCTGCTGGAGATCTCCGGAGTCACCACCCCGCAGAACCATCTCCTGACGGACGTGACCGAGGGCCCGTCGTTGACCCTCGATGTGAACGGGGCCTTCAGCCGGGTCGACATCATCGTCGACGGCGACGGCGAGGACATGCTCGATTCGGACAGTTCCCTGTGGGACGACGCCGAACCCGACGACTCCTTCGAGGACGCGGACCACGACACGGAGGATTCACCGACATCCGCCCACCAGCACATCCAGCCGCTCGAGCCGATGGAGGCAGCCAAATGA
- a CDS encoding GNAT family N-acetyltransferase: MELESGTRAIVALVWARRLGLPDDALQQAAMGAPSERLAVPVDDGSVLFLRYLTGTVLCAPAWALEVLSDYDDDTLAASAGLVRALRGSGHDDAAGLRSSGDFALYYLDDPVNVEPSDTASVSFEREHARLLEDSSPKDDTVGLDLSGREHTFTLVADEGQAPLATSSYNIWEGLIADVATVTLPQIRRHGLGAYITAVAADDALTQGYTPQWRAPRDSPAAHQLALDVGFLDAGSVSTATLG, translated from the coding sequence ATGGAGTTGGAGAGCGGAACACGCGCGATCGTCGCGTTGGTCTGGGCCCGCCGGCTGGGCCTGCCCGACGATGCCCTGCAGCAAGCCGCCATGGGTGCGCCGTCGGAACGGCTGGCCGTGCCCGTCGACGACGGCTCGGTGCTCTTCCTGCGCTACCTGACGGGAACGGTGCTGTGCGCCCCCGCGTGGGCGCTCGAGGTGCTCTCCGATTACGACGACGACACCCTCGCCGCCAGCGCCGGGCTGGTCCGCGCGCTGCGGGGCAGCGGGCACGACGACGCCGCGGGCCTGCGCAGCAGCGGAGACTTCGCGCTGTACTACCTCGACGATCCCGTGAACGTCGAGCCCTCGGACACGGCGTCCGTCTCGTTCGAGCGCGAACACGCCCGCCTGCTCGAGGACTCCTCCCCCAAGGACGACACCGTCGGGCTGGACCTCTCCGGCCGCGAACACACGTTCACGCTCGTGGCCGACGAGGGGCAGGCGCCCCTGGCGACGTCGTCGTACAACATCTGGGAGGGGCTCATCGCCGACGTCGCGACGGTGACGCTGCCGCAGATCCGCCGGCACGGGCTCGGTGCCTACATCACGGCGGTCGCCGCGGACGACGCGCTCACCCAGGGCTACACGCCGCAGTGGCGCGCCCCGCGGGACTCGCCGGCGGCGCACCAGCTGGCGCTCGACGTCGGGTTCCTCGACGCCGGCAGCGTCAGCACCGCGACACTCGGTTAG
- a CDS encoding PspC domain-containing protein yields MDKFFDALRSTNFRRGPNRWVGGIAGGIAAKFGWDPTLVRIGVLLSFLLPVIGIGAYIVAWLLLPWQDGSIPLEKLINGKNR; encoded by the coding sequence ATGGACAAGTTCTTCGACGCCCTGCGCTCCACAAACTTCCGTCGTGGCCCGAACCGCTGGGTCGGCGGCATCGCCGGCGGCATCGCCGCCAAGTTCGGATGGGACCCGACCCTCGTGAGGATCGGCGTCCTGCTCTCCTTCCTGCTGCCGGTCATCGGCATCGGCGCCTACATCGTCGCCTGGCTGCTGCTGCCCTGGCAGGACGGCAGCATCCCGCTCGAGAAGCTCATCAACGGCAAGAACCGCTGA
- a CDS encoding YgfZ/GcvT domain-containing protein: MTHAEENPTRPTPYTSPLLARDGAIAGDGADAGVAAHYGRPLPEQRALEAGDAVADLSHRGVVTVTGEDRLTWLNTLSSQHVLNLAPGQSTELLFLSLQGRIDYDCRVVDDGTRTWLLVEAFEAAPLAAWLDSMRFMMRVEVADATADWAVVASTVEVADFADDLVWKDPWPGVAEGGFAYSGEEHPGRDRHWYEYLIPSARLEEALAGRELAGTMAVEALRIAAWRPRFGLDTDEKTIPHELDLLRTAVHLNKGCYKGQETVARVHNLGHPPRRIVFLDLDGSHHTLPVPGADVVFVDPKRGERVVGSVTSAALHHEAGPIALAVIKRNVDADAVLTVVSGDTEYAASQQLIVATDAGQVVGRQTGFLRGPR; the protein is encoded by the coding sequence ATGACGCACGCAGAAGAGAACCCCACCCGGCCCACGCCGTACACCTCGCCGCTGCTCGCCCGCGACGGGGCGATCGCCGGGGACGGCGCCGACGCGGGCGTCGCCGCCCACTACGGGCGGCCGCTGCCCGAGCAGCGCGCGCTCGAGGCCGGCGACGCGGTCGCCGACCTCTCCCACCGCGGCGTCGTCACGGTCACGGGTGAGGACCGGCTGACCTGGCTGAACACGCTCTCATCGCAGCACGTCCTGAACCTGGCGCCCGGGCAGTCGACGGAGTTGCTCTTCCTGTCCCTGCAGGGGCGCATCGACTACGACTGCCGGGTCGTCGACGACGGCACGAGAACCTGGCTGCTCGTGGAGGCCTTCGAGGCGGCGCCGCTGGCCGCGTGGCTCGACTCGATGCGGTTCATGATGCGCGTCGAGGTCGCGGACGCCACCGCCGACTGGGCCGTCGTCGCCTCCACGGTCGAGGTCGCGGACTTCGCGGACGATCTCGTCTGGAAGGACCCGTGGCCCGGCGTCGCAGAGGGCGGCTTCGCCTACTCGGGTGAGGAGCACCCGGGCCGCGACCGGCACTGGTACGAGTACCTGATCCCGTCCGCCCGGCTCGAGGAGGCGCTCGCCGGGCGCGAACTGGCCGGAACGATGGCGGTCGAAGCCCTGCGCATCGCAGCGTGGCGCCCGCGCTTCGGCCTCGACACGGACGAGAAGACCATCCCGCACGAGCTCGACCTGCTGCGCACGGCCGTGCACCTGAACAAGGGTTGCTACAAGGGCCAGGAGACGGTCGCCCGCGTGCACAACCTCGGCCACCCGCCGCGCCGCATCGTCTTCCTGGATCTCGACGGCAGCCACCACACCCTGCCGGTGCCGGGGGCCGACGTCGTCTTCGTCGACCCCAAGCGCGGAGAGCGCGTCGTGGGCAGCGTGACCTCGGCCGCGCTGCACCACGAGGCCGGGCCGATCGCGCTGGCCGTGATCAAGCGCAACGTGGACGCCGACGCGGTCCTGACCGTCGTCTCCGGGGACACCGAGTACGCCGCGTCCCAGCAGCTCATCGTCGCGACCGACGCCGGCCAGGTCGTCGGCCGCCAGACCGGATTCCTGCGGGGCCCGCGCTAA
- a CDS encoding 6-phosphofructokinase has product MRIGILTSGGDCPGLNAVIRGAVLNGIKSYGHEFVGFRDGWRGVVEGDIVELPRSTVRGISKQGGTIIGTSRTNPFEGENGGPENIQKMMDANGVDAIIAIGGEGTLAAAKRLTDAGLNIVGVPKTIDNDLDATDYTFGFDTAVSIATEAMDRLRTTGESHHRCMVAEVMGRHVGWIALHSGMAAGAHAILIPEQSVTMEQVNEWVLQANERGRAPLIVVAEGWIPEGADEAYSDRGLDAFGRPRLGGIGERLAIDIEQSTGIESRATVLGHIQRGGVPTAFDRTLATRLGMNAVAAVHDHAWGEMVSLRGTTVERVRFEDALGHLKRVPQERYDEASILFG; this is encoded by the coding sequence ATGCGCATCGGTATTTTGACCAGCGGCGGCGACTGCCCCGGCCTGAACGCCGTGATCCGTGGCGCCGTCCTGAACGGCATCAAGAGTTACGGTCACGAGTTCGTCGGCTTCCGGGACGGCTGGCGCGGCGTCGTCGAGGGCGACATCGTCGAACTCCCCCGCTCCACGGTCCGCGGCATCTCCAAGCAGGGCGGCACCATCATCGGCACGTCCCGCACCAACCCCTTCGAGGGCGAGAACGGCGGCCCGGAGAACATCCAGAAGATGATGGACGCCAACGGCGTCGACGCGATCATCGCGATCGGCGGCGAAGGCACCCTGGCCGCAGCGAAGCGCCTAACCGACGCCGGGCTGAACATCGTCGGCGTCCCGAAGACCATCGACAACGACCTCGACGCCACCGACTACACGTTCGGCTTCGACACCGCGGTCTCCATCGCCACCGAGGCCATGGACCGCCTGCGCACCACCGGCGAATCCCACCACCGCTGCATGGTCGCCGAGGTCATGGGCCGCCACGTAGGCTGGATCGCCCTACACTCCGGCATGGCCGCCGGCGCCCACGCCATCCTCATCCCGGAGCAGTCCGTGACGATGGAGCAGGTCAACGAGTGGGTGCTCCAGGCGAACGAGCGCGGCCGCGCACCCCTCATCGTCGTCGCCGAAGGCTGGATCCCGGAAGGCGCCGACGAAGCCTACTCGGACCGCGGCCTCGACGCGTTCGGCCGTCCCCGCCTCGGCGGCATCGGCGAACGCCTGGCCATCGACATCGAGCAGAGCACGGGCATCGAATCCCGCGCCACCGTGCTGGGCCACATCCAGCGCGGCGGCGTCCCGACGGCCTTCGACCGCACGCTCGCCACCCGCCTCGGCATGAACGCCGTCGCGGCCGTCCACGATCATGCCTGGGGCGAAATGGTGTCGCTGCGCGGCACCACGGTGGAGCGCGTCCGCTTCGAGGACGCCCTCGGCCACCTCAAGCGCGTCCCGCAGGAACGTTACGACGAGGCCTCGATCCTCTTCGGCTAG
- a CDS encoding winged helix-turn-helix transcriptional regulator codes for MASIMLLTNTSESSFDVLPALELLAHEVRVFPASATALLDAERADVIMVDARRDLSGSRSLCQLLHTTGNSAPIILILTEGGMAAVSPLWKADDVVLDNAGPAEVEARLRLASSRAGDGAQDDPTEIRASGVVIDEASYTAKVHGAPLNLTYKEFELLKYLAQHPGRVFTRDQLLHEVWGYDYYGGTRTVDVHVRRLRAKLGADHEQLIGTVRNVGYRFASARTVSEAEGNVEAS; via the coding sequence ATGGCTAGCATCATGCTTCTGACGAACACGTCGGAATCGTCGTTCGACGTACTACCAGCACTTGAACTCCTCGCCCACGAGGTGCGGGTCTTCCCGGCCTCCGCGACGGCTCTGCTGGACGCCGAGCGCGCGGACGTCATCATGGTCGATGCCCGCCGCGACCTCTCCGGATCCCGCTCCCTCTGCCAGCTGCTGCACACGACCGGCAACTCCGCGCCGATCATCCTGATTCTGACCGAGGGCGGAATGGCAGCCGTCTCACCGCTGTGGAAGGCCGACGACGTGGTCCTGGACAACGCCGGGCCGGCCGAGGTCGAGGCCCGGCTGCGCCTGGCGTCGAGCCGCGCGGGCGACGGCGCGCAGGACGATCCGACCGAGATCCGCGCTTCCGGCGTCGTGATCGACGAGGCGAGCTACACGGCCAAGGTCCACGGCGCCCCGCTGAACCTGACCTACAAGGAGTTCGAGCTCCTGAAGTACCTCGCCCAGCACCCCGGCCGCGTCTTCACCCGCGACCAGCTCCTGCACGAGGTCTGGGGCTACGACTACTACGGCGGCACCCGCACCGTGGACGTGCACGTGAGGCGACTGCGCGCCAAGCTCGGCGCGGATCACGAGCAGCTCATCGGCACGGTCCGCAACGTCGGCTACCGGTTCGCCAGCGCCCGCACCGTGAGTGAGGCCGAAGGCAACGTCGAGGCCTCGTAG